Genomic segment of Clupea harengus unplaced genomic scaffold, Ch_v2.0.2, whole genome shotgun sequence:
attgtgtgtgtgtgtgtggaactgaactactaactgcagtgtgtgtgtgtgtgtatatgtgtgtgggtgtgtgtgtgtgtgtgtgtgtgtgtatgtgtatgtgcagtgtgtgtgtggaactgaactactaactgcagtgtgtgtgtgtgtgtgtgtgtgtgtgtatatgtgtgtgggtgtgtgtgtgtgcgtgtgtgttactgaactactaactgcagtgtgtgtgtgtgtgtgtgtgtgtgtgtgtgtgtgtgtgtgtgtgtgtgtgtgttactaaactacttactgcagtgtgtgtgtttgtgtgtgtatgtaggtgcagtgtgtgtggttccgAACTACTAACTGCAAGCAACTGAACCAAATTATCAGCGTTCTCAAAATCCCCCAATAGTACTGAAGGGAAACACATCACTCATTATTCAACATCTTAAAGACAATAAAGACTTAATAATCAAGTTGGTCATTCTGATGACGTATGTGTTTTAACTCATTTAGTCATGTTGTTTAATTTAAGGATCATATTGATTAATATCCCCAACATCTGACTTGATTAAGCCTGAGCACATTCTCCATGTTCCCCCATCACTGATGCCATGTGTGATGGTTCCCTTCTGGCCTGATTCACACGTCACGTCTACTAACACCATATATGGCTGTTACTCCCCCATAAAGTTTGCATTCCTGCATGTTAAATGACTCTCTCAAGCTTCTCAGTGCATCCTCTGCTGTCAGTGTTGTCCAGGCCTCTGGGATATCTGCAGGTAGGGCATTGTCAGCTTCAGCAAGCTCATTGTTGAACTTCATCAGCACATATTTCCAGTAGTCTGAGGCCTCCATGCTCGAGTCTCCTGTGATCTGCCAGTCAGGGTAGATGTCTCTGTACTCCTTATAGGGATGCCATTTATCACCTGTTTTTGAATTCTTAAATTTTGTATCACTGATCACTAAAGTTGTACAAATGTCTATTACCAGCTTCTGGGAGGCATTCCATCTATACGTTGCAAAAGCTTCAGGTCGGTGCATGCTGgtgaagtgtgttttgtgttcctgaCCTCCTGCTTCACAGGGTGTCCCACAGAAGGGACACTGTTCCCCACATCAACACAGTCTGGTGAAGAGCAGCTCATGGGGTTTAGAGGGCAGGTCTGTAATTCTTTCGGTGATGTGTGAGATGCCTGTATTGTTGGCATACCCCTGAGCTAAATGCACATCCATTTCCTTAATGAACTCCTTGAGGTTGATGGCAAACTGGTCTGTCCTGGCGTTGATGAGAAACAAAAAGTTGTCTAAGGCATCTCTTGGGAAGACCAGCTGATCCTCAAAGTCAGAGCAGAACTGTGATATGAACTCCTCTATGTCCATGTCCTTGGAGATGCTGGTGATTGTGGCAGTTATTTTCTTTACAATCTCAGAAAGGAGTTTTGTCTCTAATCGTTGCATTTGTTCACCTGATGACATTTCCTTAATGATTTGTTCCTTTATCCAGTTTTCCACAAATGATCTTGTGTACTCCTTGTACTTCTGAATCGAGTCCTCATGAAGCAGCTGCTTTAAAAGGTCATGAAGGTCATGAAGgaagtgagtctgtgtgctgtaAGTCACTCCCCCGTCTCCCCTCATCGTGTGTTCTGCGATTGCCTGCCCAAGATGTCTAGACACGTAGTCCTCAACTGCTGGCCTCACACAGGTCTCTGTGAATTGTGTAGCCCTCTTCTGGCACTGATCTTTTTCTAAGAAGTTCTCCAGAAATATTGGTTTTGACTCCATCAGATAATTCTGTGGGTTGTTGCGGTCACTGAATTCCTTGTGTGCTTTCTGGAAGAGCCTCGCTGCACGGCCACAGACATGAAACTTAAGAGAAGCTTCACATTCATCACTAATCTGATCATGATGTTTCACCTGGTCATCAACAGCCTTGAGGAGGCCTCTGATGTACGTCTCATGGTAATCTGTGTTGTTTCTCTCCATGACGCTTATGTGATCTGAGATAAGAATGTCACAGTGTCTGATGATACTGTCACAGATCTCTTGGATTTTAGTAATGAAGTGATTCTTATTGAGATTGTTTATGGAACTAACCAATCTCTTTCCAAAGGAATTCCAGTCTGAAAACCAGTCAATTTTAACAATGAATGTATCCTGTCCACTAGATCTCAGGTCAACTGCATTGAGCATTTCTGTGACACGTCCACCCTTTGAACTTAAATCTGACCAGAGCAGATGGTGCACATCCTGATACACATCTATCTGTGGCAGTCTGACTGTAGATAGCTCAGACATGATTTCTTCCCACATTTTCTCAAATTCTCTGGTGAGTCCATCCTCAGATAaatctgcttttctctctctacactcttTAAGCAGCTCACGGACCTTTTTCTCAATTTTTATCCATTAGCTTGTCCTTGATTTTATTCACCTTTTCCATTTCCTCTCTGATTTCAACCGCCTTCTCCAAAGAGTGTTTTATTGAATTTTCCATCTGTCGTCCGAGCGAGTTGATTCTTGTTCGGAAGTCCTGTTTGAATTTCTCTACTAAACTGACTTTGCTGTCCTTTTCCTGAAAGTATTTGTCAAGGTTGGACAGGAttgtcttctcttcttcatGCAGCTTCTCTGATGCCTCATGTAACACCTCTCTGAGCCTGGTGCGTAAAAGATTCATTTGGACATTCTTTTCAGTCACTCCAAAATTGGATATCATTGTTTCCTTGGTTATGAGCCACTTGTTCATCTCAGATTGGAAAGACCACTCCCAAGTGTTGTACTGAGTGCAAAAATCTGAAATATGAATCTGCCACCAAAATGTTCCTGAAATTAAAGATGAAGTTCTCAAATTTCACAGCATTCCACAAACCCTGAGTCCACTCGAGGAACTCTGTTGCATCATTATTCCAGTTATCAGATGTTTGTAAGAAGCCAATTAAACTCTTCTTGAGTTCAAAGACAGCTTCACTGTAGCCAGCATTCACTGGGGCCATTGGGGGAGTTCCGTGCCAAAGTCCAGGGATGTAGTGGCTGTCTTTGTCAGGATCATATTCCATCACATCAGTGAACTTTTTATACTTTTCATTCTTCTCCATTTTTGCTGCTGCTTTGGTCATCTCATCCAGCTGCTCCATCACCTTCTTCCTGTCTATCATGTTGCTGTCATGAGCAGACATGTCTGACACGTTctgatgcacaaacagacatctgGGCTTCTTCCCAACCTCCTTCATCCTGAGAAAGGCGTGGACCACAATCTGCAGAATGTCGTTCATCTCTGTGGAGTTCTCCATGGCaatattgatgatgatgatgtcactgaGCGCTATGACCAGCGTTGCTAATTCTTTGTCGTGTTCGTAGCTTGTGTCCAATGTTGCCAGCTCAGGTGATTTTAAGCCCTCTGTGTCAATGACCATGATGAAGTCACACTTGAGCTCAGATCTGACTTCCTCCGAGACTTTAATCAGCAGCATGAAGGCTCCTCTGGTGCATCTTCCACTGCTGACTGCAAACTGCACTCCAAACATGGTGTTGAGAAGGGTGGACTTCCCAGTGCTTTGCACTCCCAGCACAGTCAACACCTTGATCTTACTCTTGGTGTCCACCAGCTGATGTAGCTGAGTCAGGACCTCTTTTATCCACTTCATTGGGATGTTTGATGCGTCTCCATCGACCAGCTCAACTGGAAACCCATCCAGCAGCATCTGAGCACACAGAGCAGGTAGGTGCTGGACTTGTTGTCGGGCTGGGTTGTTTTCTGGAAGGGAGCAAGCACACTCATAAAGCTGGCCCAGCTCACGGAAGAAGTGCTCAGGACCCAAAGAGCAGTTGGAGATTTGCTTATCTAAGTTTACAATCAGCTCCttattctgtggtgtgtttctaCAGCAGTCTTTGTACTGCTCTCTCAGTGTGGACAGGTTCTGTCTAGAGAGGGTGTCCAGCTGAATCTTCAGCCATTTCAGGAAGTAGAGACGCTGTGTTCCTGACTCTGAGATTCCAACAGTGAATTTCCCCATGGCTTCTGAGACAGCCGTCTGCTGCTGTTTCTTTCTGAGTGCttcttgttttgtcttgagTGAACTCCTGTAACCCTCTATGTCTTTGCCTGCATTACGCATTCTGCAGTTCTCTTTTTCTAATTGACTGATTTCCTTCCATATTTCACCATGTAAGGGCAACTGGTTTTCCTTGAATTTCACAACATCCTGAATGCTTCCAGTGATGCCTTCAGCATTTGCTCTGCCATTTTTACACTCAGTGCAGTCCTCATCAACCACAATACCAACACGTGGAGAAACAGCAGCCATGTCTTCCACTTTCAGTTTATGTGGATTCTTTCCAATGGCACCACTCACTCTGAAACGCAGGGCCTCCAGAAACTCTGCATCATTCTGCTTTTTCTTGATGATCACATTGGTCTCCTTCACCTTGTGCTTCATGCATGTATCCCTGAGTGTCTTCATGTTGAAGGTCTTACTCTTAGAGTCGGTGACCAGGAacagctcagctctgctctctctgttgttcagaGTGCTGAGGTCTCCCTCTAGGTCATCACTGAAGATGAAAACTGCAGCTGAGGTCTCATACAGGAAGGACATTTGGGTCTTAAACAACCTGCCATCTCCTCTCAGATTGGCTATGGCCACTGGCTGTGTGAACATGTCAATGTTTGTTTTCCCACAGGGTAAATACCAGCTGACTTCAACCAGACCATCTGAGATTCTCCTGGGCACATCACCACACTCCATGTCACAGTGAACAAAAATGTTGTTAAGCTGATGAGGAGTACTGAGCAACTTGTTCAGAGTTTGAGATTTGGGCAGACTGCTCTCTCCTAGTCTAACAAAAGACACCATGGGGATGTCCATTTCTACAATCCTGCCCTCTACAAATGTCCTGTCACCTGCTAGAGAGTGAGGTCTGAACTTTTTAACCAGGTCTCTCATGGCCCACAGCATCAgagtgctctgctgtgtgtcacaGTTTGGCAGCAGCAGAGGAACAGCAAACTGGCACATGGACATTTTGGAGACCATTTCCTGCTGGAGGAAAGGATCTGAGCAGTGGAAAAGAGCAGTGATCAAATCTAGAGGATTTATAGCATCAGAATCATCATTAGCATCAATGAAACTATAATTACACATTGACTGGTCTTGTGCACATTTGATATTTCTTGCATTTACATTGGACATCATCAGTTTCCTTAAGAAGGTCCATGGTAGCTGCTCCAGACTTTGTGCTGGTTTGTCAGACACTGTGTTACTGTTGATCTCCAGGACTGAGCTGAGTGTGAGCTTCCCTCCATGAAGATCCCCCAGGCCCAAGGTTGACAGCAGCTTAGGAAGGAGGAGTTCTGGGGGTTAAAACATATTTGGCTGTTTGTACTGGGTTACTGGATTGCATTGCTTTAATGTCTTTGTTCTACTACACTGCCTGGTTAAAATGTTCTGGAAAATTCCCACTGTCTTTTTGCGCTAATGAACTCTTCCAGTCACCTGTGAATGCATGCTTCTGGCTGACAGTGTAGTATATAGCATTCTACAGTCCTTCATGTCTTTTTTCTACTACCTGGTTACaggttttttccaatcattttcaaacttgtttcaataccatgtacactttgtaAAAACACTTagcacattcaccatatcagtagactatgtatTACCGTATTTTTGCACAAATCAGTGTATTGACTGCACCTGTTTATTCAGTCACGTCAATCATGTCACATAAAACTAAATGCTGCGTAGCTGTGGTGTGAGTGTTaaacatttaaaagttgtaAAAGGAAGGGCATTTCAAGCAAGACTACTACAACCcctacgcgcacacacacacacacacacacacacacacacacacactcaaacactcacacccacagttAGGTCCTAGTTTagagcagacctgggcaaagtgcggccccaGGGCCATTTGGCTGCCCCTGAACGGCCCACGGAGGTCAAtggtaaattaggaatcaaacgtaaatacctgtacttattacacggctcttcagaatgttccaaaaagttccgttgatttgaataggCCATCCCagcgttcgcaggtctgtaatttctttatattcactactgcgaaaaatgtatgactgctgtcattggcaatgggttttatgcttctaattcacatctttcatatcattccgcaagtagtccggtcatttaatgTAACTggaagtcattgaaacttgaagtcagaaggtgggttgcttcgcatttgcgtgaagaactaaacggcaacaaaatcattaaaaaggggtattttggaggaatgtcttctattattttggcaagtaaccgtataataagcgggatatttttttccgtaaaaatatatttatttatttccgtaggcctacattcgtgcgtgtgggtgtgcctgcaagcatttgcgctgataaaaattgatattactattaatttgtatacttatactattgcattgcaagtttgctctcgtgtgtgtgtgtgccatgtatATTGGTCGTCTGGgcacacctttaatactgcaaaaacatgctcattttcaaaatcgtttttgTGAATGatgattaaatgttgattaaataatgttggcgtttttactatgcctgcaccacatttttgatagcctaaaggtaacatctactcttaccagtagcagttaatcaaaaccatacaatttaatgttttttgtaaagagatacaacttatattgagcagaattgagttcagcatattggtccggccctccactatctcatgtggccctttggggaaatgaattgcccacccctgagTTAGAGGAAATAGCATTTGAGGAAGGATAAGGACAagtagaaagaggaagaggaaatcaatgagacaaagtgacccaaactACTACAACAAAGGTCGAACaacattaaagcagcaatacgtagttctgttccaaaactagtaagctaactacctaaaaggcatgcaaaaaccttgcaaacaccatcaacagcccagctgacactgatgcaAGCtttccaacacactaactggtgtcctTTGGCATTATagatggcaatgtcatgcgtgtgaaagcttttcttccatttttgcaggggttctagcccgttacacagaactacatagggcatatcttggctgcctagtggggaagacacaggtgtgtatCTGTCGTTCACATGAACAGATGCTATCataatgaatttgaggatggtaccaaaactagttgcctatgaaACCATACCtcaagtgtcaaattgttgcatagtgttactttaaccaAGTAAAGGTGACACCATTTAACACAAATTTTAATttactcaaaagtggtatctacagtattgtaacaggcaaaccaacagataaaaaaaaagtcgaGACAACTGCTTCCCTTGAAATATATGTGGATATGGAGGATTTTAGGGGTAAATAAGATGTGctacagattttttttcaaagattcaaggcaaaggagaatgttgctgtactgtaaatgtgttcaAAAGTTCATAAACAATTCACGCTAAATTCAGAGGACACCACATATCAGCAatagggctgcaggacacttctagtggcagtctcatgtattgttgtttcacttactgtactgggaatgaAAAGTGTCTGCAAAATGTTCTGTGGTATACTACAGTATATTactgtcacgtctgcgctgaactcagCTCCGGCCATGCCCCCCTTTTCAAATTCAACTCACACACCTTTGCACACTGGCCTCATCGCGTTACGGACTAAAATACGTCCTAAAACAGCCGGCTTCCGCCACGTCCCAACGATCTCCACGTCCCCTGGATTCCAATCCAGCGTTCTCCCCAAGTTCCGTGGCTACGACCCCAGGTTTTCAGTGACACGCCCCTGCTTTCCTTGATTTCCCGTTCCAGTTATATCTTGAGTTTGTTTTATTCCAGAGTTTGACTCTGAGGGCCTCATGAGTTAGAATTGGAATTATAACTTTTGGTTcgcgaggttacagcaaactaacccggctaaatatagaaacgcataaatatttctccgtttagcccttccgtccacactaacagttgtgatcactttgaatcgaagactgtcttttattggtgagctgattttgggaaattaaacttttcagcgatcattgagtttctgggttgctatggttacccctcagggtgcctgtgcagcttgaTACTAacaagtttatgttcacaagttcatattcacacatattaacatgagttaatcacacacaggcaactgcaaactgatAAGCTAGATATAGcaaggatagttaatagccaggttaactgccccatagcatcccgttaaatacagTCTGGTAGGAAAACATGACACCCCGTACTTTAAAACgacgtattccaacactgaaaaccatgcttttcaaaaacgctgccctaggcagatacatctAAAAGCTCCGGGTTCGCATTGTAGCGTGGATAGGGGAAACAGAAGTTTTCAGACgttctgttgccatggcactggctAGCTTGAGTTGAGAGGCTATTCATgaataccatgtgacgtcactgcgtttaagcgccgccatctttgtgtccgaaagtctagctgagcgtcggtcacaacacagacaatagtcggtcacaacccacagaaagttaaaatgccctgcttatgttgtgctgatggatgcgacaatagtcacgaaaattacccaaagaaacaatttaattgtataccaaaagatttagatcggcggaataaatggttggctgcaaattagaagagacaactggGAGCCAACATGtaacttcagattgtgcagtcaacactttATCTTCCTGCAACACTATTcacggacatgttgattttgtgttctgagcctgggaatgactgacatgttatgtgaaatgcagcacgttgatacaatcgtgaataattgctgtgtcttatcagagcttacctctcctgagcaagctagagtgctaatagttagcgagctgtttagcccttcactaaaggctttagctacacctagctagcccacattggcactcttaaccacaactaaaataaatcggttgataatcgctgtttgaattactaagatgtcctgtgatgacatacatatgttttgtctccagatgccatatcttggtgtagttcatccatcctgcaactgcatattgatatgcATCTGTAATCTTGAAAGCCCTTCAggctatctccggtgtatgggggtggattgtgtacaagataaatgtatacGTCGGGAAAAGACAGTTGGGGCAGACTttagggacaaaataaagtttgaaggtaataaatatggatcgtggccaataatcaatgttttttctaaatatcgctgtctttctgtctcatttagatgtgctatgTTCGTAGTCATGACTGTTCGCTAGCTAACTATGAttgctaactaactaaccactagaaatagaaaatactacatttaaaaagtctaaatttgaagaacctatcaatagaaaacaatactagtattatattattataattattacattattactatatattattatataataataatgcataataataatggattttatttgtatagcacactttaaaatacaaagaaatctcaaggtgcttaacatagtatagacagtcacaacaacaataatacaaagtaataaaagtgctaatgaagtgcagtaaataagataatataatataccaaaaaagataataaattaattaaaaataattaataagattataatgagatcGAATAATATGTCAAATGAGTCATTTTGGAcagagcaattaaaacaatgcattctaaaaacaacacagaaaataaactaaaacaaagaccaggactttaggtgaaggcagagataaataaatgggttttgaggtgagatttaaaagcagtgagggaATCTAAGGCCCTTATGTTCTCCGGGAGCTTGTTCCAGAGTCGTGGCCCCAGTGAGGAGAAGGCACGATCTCCCATTTTAGTCAATTTTGTCCGGGGAACTGCAAGGAGGTTTGAGTTTCCGGACCTAAGTGTCCTTGATGTGaaatgaggggtgaggaggtccTGGAGGTAGGTTGGGCCGGTAGTGTTTATGGCCTTGTGAAGTAGGAGAAGGACTTTGAAAATGATTCTTTGGTtgattggaagccagtggagggaGTAGAGGACTGGGGTGATGTGTTTTGATTTCCTTGTCCGAGTGAGAACCCGGGCAGCACTGTTCTGAACAtactgcagcctctgaatggtTTTCGCTGGTAGACCTGCCAGCAGagagttgcagtagtcaaggcgggagctgaTGAATGCATGCACCAGCTTTTCTGCAGCATGTTTCGGTAGAGAGGGTCTCAGCCTTGAGATGTTTCTCAGGTGGTAAAATGAAGTTTGGCAGATGGATTTAATGTGTTCATCAAAGGACAATAATGAGTCCAGCTTGACACCCAGGTTTGTgacgagtgaggagagaggggtggggtgaccaTTTATGGCGATGTGGGTGATGCTGGCCTTTTTAGTTTgataaggggtgccaataagaaTGGCCTCTGACTTGCTGCCATTGAGCTGAAGGGAGTTGTTGCTCATCCAGCGCTGGATGTCATCCAGGCATTTAGTAGTCCGGGAAAGAGCCAGGTGTTTGTCAAGTGCAGTTCGGAGGTAAATTTGGGTATCATCAGCATAAGAGTGGAATTCCATGTTATGGCTCCGTAGTATATTTCCCAGGGGCAGCATATAAATTAAAAAGAGCAGAGGCCCCAGGACtgacccctgggggacaccagagGTAACACATCTAACGCTGGAGGTGAGATTGCCGAGGGCAACATATTCCTGCCGTCCTGTGAGGTAAGAATGAAAGAAGTCGAGGGCAGTGCCTGTAATTCCCACCTCCTGGAGGCGCCGATACAGGATGTTATGGTCCACCGTGTCGAAAGCAGCACTTAAATCCAGCAATATAAGTAAACTGGGGGAGCCAGAGTCTGACGATCTTAGGAGGTCATTTAGAACCCTCAccagagcagtttcagtgctaTGGGATGGTCTGAAACCGGACTGGAATGATTCATAAAGGTGGTGGGAGTGGAGATGGTCATGAAGCTGGAGGGTGACGACCTTTTCCAAGACCTTTGCTAATAAGGGCAGGTTTGAGATGGGACGGTAGTTGGAGAGGTCCTCAGGATCAAGATTGTGCTTTTTGAGCACAGGTTTGATGGCTGCCAGTTTAAGGGAGGGGGGTACTTCACCAGAAGACAGGGACCTGTTTATTATGTAGGTTGTAGTGGGGATGATGGCTGATAGACACGCTTTCAATAGTGATGTGGGGATGGGGTCCAAAGAGCTGGTGGAGgagttcatttttaaaacaatgctGGAGAGCGCAGGTTGAGTGACCTCAGCAAAGTGATCAAGGGCAGGGCCATCATGAGGGGCATGATCAGGGTGAGGGTCAGGTTGGTTGGGGGTGATGTTGTGCCTGATGTTTTCAACCTTAGTTTTAAAGAAGTCCATAAAGCGGTTGCAGTCATCAGAGGAGGGAGTAGTGGTGGAGGAGCTGCAGGGCTTGAGCATCTGATTTATTGTAGAGAACAGGTGCCTGGGATTTCTATGGCCAGAGTCAATGAGAGTGGAGTAGTAAGATGCCCTGGTAGATCTCAAAGCAGAGGAATATGCTTTCTGGTGTTCTCTGAAGGACagtttgtgaacagttaagccAGTTCGCCTGAATCTGCGCTCAATTTTCCGACCCTCTGATTTTAGGGCTCTGAGATGGTCAGTGAACCAGGGGGCTGAGCGATGGAAGGACACCAGCCGTGTTTTTTCAGGGGCAAACCTGTCTAGGCCATCAAGTAGAGTGCTGTTGTAGTGGTGCACATGCTCTTCAAGTGAGAGTGCAGGATCAGGCTCAgtcagggcagaggagagagcgtTAGATAGCAGGGCATAGTCAATGTCCTTGATCTTACGAAAGGTAATAGAGCGCTTGCTGCTAGAGACTGGTGGTGTAATCATAGTGTCCAGTA
This window contains:
- the LOC122129073 gene encoding up-regulator of cell proliferation-like — its product is MALGPHFAQLLSTLGLGDLHGGKLTLSSVLEINSNTVSDKPAQSLEQLPWTFLRKLMMSNVNARNIKCAQDQSMYPFLQQEMVSKMSMCQFAVPLLLPNCDTQQSTLMLWAMRDLVKKFRPHSLAGDRTFVEGRIVEMDIPMVSFVRLGESSLPKSQTLNKLLSTPHQLNNIFVHCDMECGDVPRRISDGLVEVSWYLPCGKTNIDMFTQPVAIANLRGDGRLFKTQMSFLYETSAAVFIFSDDLEGDLSTLNNRESRAELFLVTDSKSKTFNMKTLRDTCMKHKVKETNVIIKKKQNDAEFLEALRFRVSGAIGKNPHKLKVEDMAAVSPRVGIVVDEDCTECKNGRANAEGITGSIQDVVKFKENQLPLHGEIWKEISQLEKENCRMRNAGKDIEGYRSSLKTKQEALRKKQQQTAVSEAMGKFTVGISESGTQRLYFLKWLKIQLDTLSRQNLSTLREQYKDCCRNTPQNKELIVNLDKQISNCSLGPEHFFRELGQLYECACSLPENNPARQQVQHLPALCAQMLLDGFPVELVDGDASNIPMKWIKEVLTQLHQLVDTKSKIKVLTVLGVQSTGKSTLLNTMFGVQFAVSSGRCTRGAFMLLIKVSEEVRSELKCDFIMVIDTEGLKSPELATLDTSYEHDKELATLVIALSDIIIINIAMENSTEMNDILQIVVHAFLRMKEVGKKPRCLFVHQNVSDMSAHDSNMIDRKKVMEQLDEMTKAAAKMEKNEKYKKFTDVMEYDPDKDSHYIPGLWHGTPPMAPVNAGYSEAVFELKKSLIGFLQTSDNWNNDATEFLEWTQGTFWWQIHISDFCTQYNTWEWSFQSEMNKWLITKETMISNFGVTEKNVQMNLLRTRLREVLHEASEKLHEEEKTILSNLDKYFQEKDSKVSLVEKFKQDFRTRINSLGRQMENSIKHSLEKAVEIREEMEKVNKIKDKLMDKN